Proteins co-encoded in one Polluticoccus soli genomic window:
- a CDS encoding T9SS type A sorting domain-containing protein — protein MKYLLPMVLLLAPIFGYAQHPNIVVNPGFEQYNSCPVYGVYNLTTLCTNWRMYNGYMVEYYNTCSSWLDQDIPTNCFGYQQTVAGDAYIGIYEHYYNPSSPTDLKAYAAGYMAPMQAGAAYEVTIHVSLSDYSGCATDDLGVFFYDSGPSTVPTSGKLNVAPHVSYSNYGIISDKINWTKLRGFFVADSAYDNIVIGGFPGATPITPLVISTNYHCNYYVDSVLVRLRDTLYIDYRDSMICGTDSFMVPYNAYSGFFHAGNVFTVQLSDANGSFANPINIGSKTDTVSGNIKAGLPATITPGLGYRMRVISSNGVHVSEDNGKNISIGMISPAKPVATSNTPVCSGNTINLYASTTSTGITGWKWKGPNFSAASQNTSLASAQLADSGEYVVTVFKYGCLARDTEFVTIKQSPPAINAISNNPVCATDSIKLNVTNVANVVYGWTGPNSYSSSLQRPVITPASASHSGTYTVTATAGNGCAVSSAVIVTVQPMPAIPSATNNGPVCSGDSLKLFCSTTTAGVTYGWTGPGSYNSTLQNAARANTTVAHSGVYTLTTNLNGCKQSDTTQVTVNLSPAKPVAANSGPVCEGVSFNLSASNLTVGATYSWAGPASYTANTANASRTSTIPAHSGNYIVTANMNGCDRKDTTAVTVKPLPAIPALTSNSPLCPGDSMGLTATSTAGAVYQWTGPGGYTTIQQNPYRLNVNTSYSGSYSVTATLNGCSSSNTTTVLVNPTPATPVATSNSPVCPNTPINLFANNVSGATYNWTGPLSYSAAQQNPAINNATLSQAGTYSVTATVNGCVSQAGTTNVAVATPPATYTAGSNSPVCAGGTLNLSVTNMPGAVFTWSGPNGFAATTQNPSIAPVPLNAGGIYSVYATLNSCQYATVTTNITVNNVSSLGVYPSPNDTLCINNANANFVAVPFNAGTAPQYQWYKNNTLIGGATTISYPATGIADGDSFYCRMTVTGLCADPLVLYSNKVGMTVLPLTVGPTVTITADPGTLLSPWQLVKFTAVATNAGTLPKYQWKRNGQDVIGATSNVWSANNLSNGDTISCVVTSGVWCASPASNTSNRMVVNIKTGISDIDADRKLDLYPNPNNGSFVVYIPLALSRGGHVSADVVDALGRTVYSDRSQPVENRLEIALPASVANGVYMLKLQADGVVYHARFTVSR, from the coding sequence ATGAAGTACTTGTTGCCCATGGTGCTGTTGCTGGCACCCATCTTCGGTTATGCTCAACACCCGAACATTGTAGTTAATCCGGGGTTTGAGCAGTACAATTCTTGTCCTGTTTATGGCGTTTATAACCTAACAACACTTTGCACTAACTGGCGAATGTACAATGGGTACATGGTCGAGTATTACAACACCTGTTCCTCCTGGTTGGACCAAGATATTCCAACAAACTGCTTTGGCTATCAACAAACTGTTGCGGGAGACGCGTACATTGGCATATACGAGCATTACTACAATCCCTCTTCTCCAACCGACTTAAAGGCATACGCCGCCGGCTATATGGCCCCCATGCAAGCGGGAGCAGCCTACGAGGTAACCATCCACGTTTCACTTTCAGACTATTCAGGCTGCGCCACAGATGATCTCGGTGTCTTCTTCTACGACTCAGGACCATCAACTGTGCCAACATCCGGCAAGCTCAATGTCGCTCCGCATGTATCATACAGCAATTACGGCATCATCAGCGATAAAATAAACTGGACCAAACTCAGAGGCTTTTTTGTAGCCGACTCAGCCTACGACAATATTGTGATCGGCGGATTTCCCGGTGCCACACCTATCACACCGCTTGTTATCTCAACAAATTATCACTGCAACTATTATGTCGACTCAGTTTTAGTGAGATTAAGAGATACACTGTATATCGACTACAGAGATTCAATGATATGTGGCACAGATAGCTTTATGGTTCCTTACAATGCTTACTCAGGCTTTTTCCATGCGGGCAATGTATTTACCGTGCAGTTGTCTGATGCTAACGGAAGTTTTGCCAACCCGATCAACATCGGCTCAAAGACTGATACCGTCTCCGGTAATATTAAGGCTGGCTTACCCGCAACAATTACTCCGGGGTTAGGTTATAGGATGCGCGTAATTTCCAGTAATGGCGTCCATGTATCCGAAGACAATGGCAAGAATATTTCCATAGGGATGATTAGCCCCGCCAAGCCTGTAGCAACAAGTAACACACCAGTATGTTCGGGCAACACGATCAACCTCTATGCATCCACTACCTCTACAGGCATTACCGGTTGGAAATGGAAGGGTCCCAATTTTTCTGCAGCTTCTCAAAACACCTCTCTTGCCAGTGCCCAGTTGGCAGATAGCGGCGAGTATGTAGTTACTGTATTCAAGTATGGGTGCCTTGCGCGCGATACAGAATTTGTTACGATCAAACAGTCGCCACCTGCGATAAACGCAATCAGCAACAATCCTGTATGTGCTACTGATTCAATAAAGCTAAACGTAACCAACGTAGCCAACGTGGTATACGGTTGGACAGGGCCTAACAGTTATTCGTCATCATTGCAAAGGCCGGTAATTACTCCAGCCAGTGCCTCTCATAGTGGCACCTATACTGTAACGGCAACAGCGGGTAATGGCTGCGCAGTATCATCTGCCGTTATTGTAACGGTACAACCGATGCCGGCAATACCAAGCGCTACAAACAATGGCCCGGTATGCAGTGGCGATAGTCTTAAACTTTTTTGCAGTACTACGACTGCGGGTGTTACTTATGGATGGACAGGACCCGGCAGTTATAATTCGACCCTGCAAAATGCTGCGAGAGCCAATACTACTGTAGCTCATTCGGGAGTATACACATTGACAACTAACCTGAATGGCTGCAAACAGTCCGATACTACACAAGTAACCGTCAACCTGTCGCCGGCCAAACCAGTAGCCGCTAACAGCGGACCGGTTTGCGAAGGAGTTTCATTTAATCTTTCGGCTAGCAACCTTACAGTAGGCGCAACATATTCATGGGCGGGCCCGGCAAGCTATACAGCCAACACTGCAAACGCCAGCAGAACAAGTACAATACCTGCACACAGTGGCAACTACATAGTAACTGCCAACATGAATGGATGCGACAGGAAAGACACCACGGCTGTAACAGTAAAACCATTGCCGGCTATTCCTGCACTTACAAGCAACAGTCCGCTTTGCCCCGGCGACAGCATGGGGTTGACAGCAACAAGTACCGCAGGTGCAGTTTACCAGTGGACTGGTCCCGGAGGTTATACAACGATACAGCAAAACCCGTACAGGCTAAATGTGAACACTTCGTATTCGGGAAGCTACAGTGTTACTGCCACGCTTAATGGCTGTAGTAGTTCAAACACTACCACGGTACTTGTCAATCCGACACCGGCTACACCTGTGGCTACCAGCAATAGTCCTGTATGTCCTAACACACCGATCAACCTTTTCGCGAATAACGTTTCAGGTGCCACTTATAACTGGACCGGCCCGTTATCTTATTCTGCTGCACAACAAAATCCTGCTATCAACAACGCAACTTTATCGCAAGCCGGCACCTATTCGGTTACAGCTACCGTAAATGGATGCGTATCCCAGGCGGGCACAACAAACGTTGCGGTCGCCACGCCGCCGGCAACCTACACGGCTGGCAGTAACAGCCCCGTATGTGCAGGGGGTACACTCAATCTGAGCGTAACCAACATGCCCGGTGCGGTCTTTACGTGGAGCGGGCCAAATGGCTTTGCAGCTACAACACAAAACCCTTCGATAGCGCCCGTACCATTGAATGCGGGTGGAATCTATTCTGTGTACGCTACTTTGAATAGTTGTCAATATGCTACTGTAACGACCAACATTACCGTCAACAACGTCTCCTCCCTCGGCGTCTACCCCAGTCCCAACGATACGTTGTGCATCAATAACGCCAACGCAAATTTCGTAGCAGTGCCCTTCAACGCAGGCACAGCGCCGCAATACCAGTGGTATAAGAATAACACACTCATTGGCGGTGCAACAACCATCTCTTACCCTGCTACCGGCATTGCAGACGGCGATAGTTTCTATTGCCGGATGACGGTGACGGGCCTTTGTGCTGATCCGCTGGTGCTGTATAGTAATAAGGTGGGCATGACGGTGCTGCCACTTACTGTGGGTCCTACTGTAACGATAACAGCGGATCCCGGTACATTACTCAGTCCATGGCAGCTGGTGAAGTTCACGGCTGTGGCTACCAATGCAGGCACGCTGCCCAAATACCAGTGGAAACGCAACGGGCAGGATGTGATAGGCGCCACCAGCAATGTATGGAGCGCTAATAATCTTTCGAACGGAGATACCATTAGCTGCGTAGTAACCAGCGGGGTCTGGTGCGCTTCGCCTGCCAGCAATACGAGCAACAGGATGGTGGTGAATATCAAGACCGGCATCTCGGATATTGATGCCGACAGGAAACTGGATTTATACCCGAACCCTAATAACGGGTCGTTTGTTGTGTACATTCCCCTTGCCCTCTCTCGTGGGGGACATGTGAGCGCCGATGTTGTCGACGCGCTGGGAAGGACTGTTTATAGCGACCGGTCGCAGCCTGTAGAGAACAGGTTAGAGATCGCCCTGCCGGCTTCTGTGGCCAATGGGGTGTATATGCTGAAGCTGCAGGCTGATGGCGTGGTGTACCATGCCCGGTTTACGGTGAGCAGGTAG
- a CDS encoding SBBP repeat-containing protein, protein MKQLLPISLFIALPWLLQAAPASGGKKLQEAPLSFIENKGQITGSNKKPRTDIDLKLEAAGVRIFIGDGQVHYMWKKTATPQRTEDKTGKITPATFETYRMDVELVGANKNAVIVKEQQQPYYENYYVPQCPEGVTAHSFGKVTYKNVYPNIDWVLYASNNQLKYDFIVRPGGKASDIRLRYKGATELSMKDGAVTARTPLGSVTEKKPYSYDAVTKKELPSSFIVKNNELRFAVAASENTVVIDPVLAWGTYYGEAGMDDYGEAVATDTAGNVFLAGYTYSDDDITDPFNPSFQQILQGTIDAFIVKLNRDGQRAWATYYGGLGDEFCNDALTNQAGEIYICGKSNSLSGLAFPPWVHQTSNQGGDDAFLARFNAGGQIVWGTFYGGNGDETCERMAIDAAGEVYITGRTASNNKIHYTSGFKSAYSGGGGDAYVAKFSTSGTVLWGTYFGDVALDWGHAIAVDANNDVFMTGETWSLNLYCTPDAELDTLIYNPQPPPSPPPPPTDISNSFIVKFSPYGVVLYSSYHDGWDGSTDVTSRPSDLCADSKGNVYMVTDVGKTTLKFNNQGKFQWVKSLGGNNIVADNEDNIYLAGSVAHLTPTYSTPGSYQFNPGGGWDGYLLKLDPTGNQTWGSYYGGANHDYIKGLALDRRNKLYVCGNTNSPSGITTPGTHRDTWTTIGYATTDAFIAKWHDSIATLEPFTDTIVCPPDSIELAYVAEVQFGATNTFYLQLSDANGSFTNPATIGSFYSNQSGTIKGGIPANITPGNGYRLRIVSSSPVYTTPDNGKNIRILEKAKPVITGNLQVCTNDSINLTATSTTPSVLFTWSLPGGIGQTGASVKIGHATETHAGRYVVTADNFGCGSEDSVEVIINPRPYVTKLTYKGPICEGSNLAMTVEGSMPDVSYKWVGPNGYTSTEQSPTITGVTQANIGLYYAFMTSDKGCVSDSNSLNVDIIKLEANIKEIELRTPGDTIKFEGSANRDGVTWSWTGPGGFVSTLQNPLLEDIGVDQRGDYFLTVSKDGCTASASTHVRVTEEISFELFPNPNKGSFTVKGNTEKDQVVNLDVVDAMGKSIYRDQVKAFRKHFNKTINMPVEPAAGVYILRLDVGGKNSDVKFVISE, encoded by the coding sequence ATGAAGCAATTATTACCCATCAGTTTATTTATTGCATTGCCCTGGCTGTTGCAGGCCGCTCCTGCATCGGGAGGCAAAAAACTGCAGGAGGCGCCTTTGTCCTTCATCGAGAACAAGGGGCAGATAACCGGCAGTAATAAAAAGCCACGCACAGACATAGACCTGAAGCTGGAAGCGGCAGGTGTGCGCATATTCATAGGCGACGGGCAGGTGCACTATATGTGGAAGAAAACAGCCACGCCTCAACGCACCGAAGACAAGACAGGCAAGATCACGCCAGCTACCTTCGAGACCTACCGCATGGATGTAGAACTGGTGGGGGCTAATAAGAACGCTGTAATCGTAAAAGAGCAGCAGCAACCATACTACGAGAATTACTACGTGCCACAATGCCCGGAGGGCGTTACCGCCCACAGCTTCGGCAAGGTGACCTATAAGAACGTGTACCCAAACATTGACTGGGTGCTGTATGCCAGCAACAACCAACTGAAGTACGACTTTATAGTACGCCCCGGCGGCAAGGCCAGCGATATCAGGCTGCGCTACAAAGGCGCCACAGAGCTGAGCATGAAAGACGGCGCGGTGACCGCACGCACCCCCCTGGGCAGCGTGACGGAGAAGAAACCATACAGCTACGATGCAGTGACGAAGAAAGAACTGCCATCGTCGTTCATAGTAAAGAACAACGAGCTGCGCTTTGCCGTGGCGGCTTCAGAGAACACGGTAGTGATAGACCCCGTGCTGGCATGGGGTACCTACTACGGCGAGGCCGGCATGGATGACTATGGAGAAGCAGTAGCAACTGATACGGCAGGCAACGTGTTCCTCGCGGGCTATACTTATAGCGACGATGATATCACTGATCCTTTTAATCCATCATTCCAGCAAATCCTGCAGGGAACGATAGATGCATTTATCGTAAAACTGAACCGCGACGGACAACGCGCGTGGGCTACTTACTATGGCGGTCTCGGCGATGAGTTCTGTAACGATGCACTGACCAACCAGGCCGGTGAAATATACATCTGCGGTAAGTCCAACAGTCTATCGGGTCTTGCCTTCCCTCCATGGGTACACCAGACCAGCAACCAGGGCGGCGATGATGCCTTCCTGGCCAGGTTCAATGCAGGCGGCCAGATAGTATGGGGTACTTTTTATGGTGGCAACGGTGATGAAACCTGCGAACGGATGGCGATAGACGCCGCCGGCGAAGTGTACATCACCGGAAGGACCGCCAGCAACAACAAGATCCATTACACCTCGGGTTTTAAAAGCGCTTATAGCGGCGGCGGTGGCGATGCCTATGTTGCAAAATTCAGTACATCGGGCACGGTGCTTTGGGGCACCTACTTTGGCGACGTAGCCCTGGACTGGGGCCACGCCATTGCGGTAGATGCCAACAACGATGTATTCATGACAGGCGAAACATGGTCGTTGAACCTTTATTGCACACCCGATGCGGAGCTGGATACACTTATCTACAACCCACAACCCCCACCCAGCCCGCCGCCACCACCAACAGACATAAGCAATTCATTCATTGTAAAGTTCTCCCCTTATGGCGTGGTGTTGTACAGCTCCTACCACGACGGCTGGGATGGCAGCACTGATGTCACTTCACGACCGTCAGACCTTTGCGCCGACAGCAAGGGCAATGTGTATATGGTTACGGATGTGGGCAAGACAACCCTGAAATTCAATAACCAGGGTAAATTTCAGTGGGTAAAAAGCCTGGGTGGAAATAACATTGTTGCAGACAACGAAGACAACATATACCTGGCAGGTTCTGTGGCTCACCTTACGCCCACTTATTCTACGCCGGGTAGTTACCAGTTCAATCCCGGCGGTGGTTGGGATGGTTACCTCCTCAAGCTGGACCCTACAGGTAACCAAACCTGGGGCAGCTACTACGGCGGCGCCAACCACGACTACATAAAAGGCCTGGCGCTAGACAGGAGAAACAAACTGTATGTGTGCGGCAATACCAACAGTCCCAGCGGTATCACTACCCCCGGCACGCACCGCGACACATGGACGACCATTGGCTATGCTACTACCGACGCCTTCATTGCTAAATGGCACGATTCCATTGCTACCCTCGAGCCGTTCACCGATACGATTGTTTGTCCTCCGGATTCTATAGAGCTGGCCTACGTAGCCGAGGTGCAATTCGGTGCGACCAACACTTTTTACCTGCAACTTTCGGATGCTAATGGCAGCTTTACCAATCCTGCCACTATCGGTTCTTTTTACTCCAACCAAAGCGGCACGATAAAAGGCGGCATACCAGCGAACATCACACCGGGCAATGGTTACCGCCTGCGCATTGTGTCATCATCGCCAGTATATACTACACCAGACAATGGCAAGAACATACGCATACTGGAAAAGGCGAAACCTGTTATTACGGGCAACCTGCAAGTATGTACCAATGATTCTATCAACCTGACAGCTACGAGCACTACACCAAGTGTACTGTTCACATGGAGCCTGCCGGGCGGCATTGGTCAAACGGGAGCATCGGTAAAAATTGGTCATGCGACAGAGACACACGCCGGCCGTTATGTGGTGACTGCAGACAACTTTGGCTGCGGCAGCGAAGACAGTGTTGAGGTGATCATTAATCCACGCCCTTATGTAACTAAGTTAACCTACAAAGGCCCTATATGCGAAGGCTCGAACCTGGCCATGACCGTTGAAGGCAGTATGCCGGATGTAAGCTACAAATGGGTAGGTCCTAATGGTTATACGTCGACCGAGCAATCGCCGACTATTACGGGTGTCACTCAAGCTAATATTGGTTTGTACTATGCCTTTATGACCTCAGACAAGGGTTGCGTTTCAGACTCGAACTCCCTGAACGTGGATATCATAAAACTGGAAGCCAACATCAAAGAAATAGAACTGCGCACACCGGGCGATACCATCAAGTTTGAAGGATCGGCCAACAGGGATGGCGTAACATGGAGCTGGACCGGCCCCGGCGGCTTTGTATCGACACTGCAAAATCCGTTGCTGGAAGACATTGGTGTTGACCAGCGCGGTGATTATTTCCTCACCGTATCGAAAGACGGCTGTACTGCTAGCGCCAGTACACATGTTCGTGTAACGGAGGAGATCAGCTTCGAGCTATTCCCTAATCCTAACAAAGGCAGCTTTACCGTAAAGGGCAATACTGAAAAAGACCAGGTGGTGAACCTTGATGTGGTGGACGCGATGGGCAAATCCATCTACCGCGACCAGGTAAAGGCATTCAGAAAACATTTCAATAAGACGATCAATATGCCGGTAGAACCCGCAGCCGGCGTGTACATACTGCGCCTCGATGTAGGCGGTAAAAACAGCGATGTGAAGTTTGTGATAAGCGAGTAA
- a CDS encoding S8 family serine peptidase, translated as MNIERMYEAYDNASDRYSHSQTDIEQMRQSVQDAREGKIKLTDIPQNEGRIKKRLAREGLNQADKALERINGIADFQDICIVRKITRLGEAVCRIEIPMPFGSTAYGTGFLISPDLIITNHHVLENVQAAAGATAKFRYELDEQSRPSEDVTFKLRPDRFFMTSDIEKQPNDPNSGLDFSIVAVDPVSFEGVPLSEFKHVPLDGGQGKILEGENCVVIQHPQGDYKKIVLKDIRLLTIQGDFIVYESDTQPGSSGSMVVGLGTGEIVGLHHSGVPRKDAQGNWLRKDGTPVQDSDSDDTIDWLGNEGIRVSSILRTIAGMPLPAHMEDIRRGLVQLHTMPDNTAPQESKRTTTTNTTSTPTASTPKPQNMEQPKNNNTTPAREQYFDIVISARPGMQESWEDHKEALIPNLVSSERLLPFSTDPQLRRHYYITVNSNLDPWKQAAEFEALPQVEKCVPDLPSKTYIDAPEEKPRAAHESFFGGDDSDEKNWAEFKARWKESHWGKDLIANADPRLHRSWNWKAINAIDIHKIKGFDKIQDNLKKLRLVQLDTGYTTHSKNANGYDFERDYDTVNEDSDAADRMSNRVGRMPGHGTRTASLVVGSRISQDPKKCDGNRGILTVGDAPLIQLVPYRVANSVILIGAAHDMVEGARRAVNNNADVMFMCMGSYPRPMIEAMAKDVYDKGVIWVCAAGNQVKVVIAPAVYPGTIAVAAVNPDFRPWSGSCRGPEVDVAAPGEDVYVPTYNGKSETMRFGSGTSYATPHVASAAMLWKAKHLDELNKQYDKPWQIVEAFRYCLHKSVQQYDARWSQWERENYGAGVLDINKLLATPLPAAVTLKYAYENVDISPSWDLGVTEAVAKIWEALSLTVTGAESTVGQQPLTERAQLAMGALTGTAVSRNATESAVTTLTEDAKQTVLEAYFGSFRNPVKYD; from the coding sequence ATGAACATTGAACGTATGTACGAGGCGTACGACAACGCCTCCGACCGTTACTCCCACTCCCAAACCGACATCGAGCAAATGCGTCAAAGCGTACAGGATGCCCGCGAGGGAAAGATCAAACTCACAGACATACCGCAGAACGAAGGCCGCATCAAAAAGCGCCTTGCCCGCGAAGGTCTCAACCAGGCAGACAAAGCGCTGGAGCGCATCAACGGTATCGCCGATTTCCAGGACATCTGCATTGTAAGAAAGATCACCCGCCTGGGCGAAGCTGTTTGCCGCATTGAAATACCGATGCCCTTTGGCAGTACTGCTTATGGTACGGGCTTTCTTATCAGTCCCGACCTGATCATCACCAACCACCACGTGCTGGAAAATGTACAGGCCGCAGCGGGTGCTACTGCCAAGTTCCGCTACGAGCTGGATGAACAAAGCCGCCCGTCCGAAGATGTAACCTTTAAGCTTCGTCCCGACAGGTTCTTTATGACCTCGGATATAGAGAAGCAACCCAACGATCCCAACAGCGGCCTCGACTTCAGCATTGTGGCAGTAGACCCTGTGTCATTTGAAGGCGTGCCACTGTCTGAATTCAAACACGTACCGCTGGATGGCGGACAGGGCAAGATACTGGAAGGCGAGAACTGCGTGGTGATACAACACCCGCAAGGCGACTATAAAAAGATAGTGCTGAAAGACATCCGCCTGCTCACCATACAAGGCGACTTCATCGTGTACGAATCAGACACACAACCGGGTTCATCGGGCAGTATGGTGGTAGGTCTGGGCACAGGTGAGATAGTTGGCTTGCACCATTCCGGAGTGCCGCGCAAAGATGCACAAGGCAACTGGCTGCGCAAAGACGGCACACCTGTTCAAGACAGCGACAGCGATGACACGATAGACTGGCTGGGAAATGAGGGCATCCGCGTCAGCAGCATACTGCGCACCATCGCCGGCATGCCGCTGCCTGCACATATGGAAGACATCCGTCGCGGACTGGTGCAGCTGCACACCATGCCGGATAATACAGCTCCGCAGGAAAGCAAACGCACTACTACCACCAATACTACTTCAACTCCAACAGCATCTACCCCAAAGCCACAAAACATGGAACAACCAAAAAACAATAACACCACACCTGCCAGAGAGCAGTATTTCGATATCGTGATCTCTGCTCGTCCCGGCATGCAGGAGAGCTGGGAAGATCATAAAGAGGCACTCATTCCAAACCTGGTATCGTCTGAGCGCCTGCTGCCATTCAGCACCGATCCGCAACTGCGCAGGCATTACTATATAACTGTCAACAGCAACCTCGACCCATGGAAACAGGCCGCTGAGTTTGAAGCGCTGCCACAGGTAGAGAAGTGTGTGCCCGATCTGCCGTCTAAAACATACATCGATGCGCCGGAAGAAAAACCAAGGGCAGCGCACGAAAGTTTCTTTGGTGGCGATGACAGCGATGAAAAGAACTGGGCAGAGTTCAAAGCCAGGTGGAAAGAATCGCACTGGGGTAAAGACCTGATAGCAAATGCCGACCCGCGCCTGCACCGTTCATGGAACTGGAAAGCAATAAATGCAATAGACATCCATAAAATCAAGGGCTTTGATAAGATACAGGATAACCTGAAGAAGCTGCGACTCGTTCAGCTGGATACAGGCTATACTACTCATAGTAAGAACGCCAACGGCTACGACTTTGAGCGCGACTATGATACCGTGAACGAAGACAGCGACGCAGCCGACCGCATGAGCAACCGTGTAGGACGCATGCCGGGTCATGGTACGCGCACTGCCAGTCTTGTGGTAGGTAGCAGGATATCTCAGGATCCGAAGAAATGTGATGGCAACCGCGGTATACTTACGGTGGGTGATGCTCCGCTGATCCAACTGGTACCGTACCGCGTAGCGAACTCCGTAATACTGATAGGCGCGGCTCACGATATGGTGGAAGGTGCACGACGCGCTGTCAACAACAATGCCGATGTCATGTTCATGTGCATGGGTAGCTATCCACGGCCTATGATAGAAGCTATGGCCAAAGACGTGTACGACAAAGGTGTGATCTGGGTATGCGCCGCCGGCAACCAGGTGAAGGTGGTAATAGCGCCAGCTGTGTATCCCGGCACTATTGCCGTGGCTGCGGTTAATCCGGACTTCCGTCCATGGAGTGGTAGCTGCCGCGGACCTGAAGTCGATGTAGCTGCACCGGGCGAAGATGTATATGTGCCCACGTATAATGGCAAGTCAGAGACCATGCGCTTTGGTAGTGGTACCAGTTATGCTACACCGCATGTGGCATCGGCAGCTATGTTGTGGAAAGCCAAACACCTCGACGAATTGAACAAACAGTATGATAAGCCATGGCAGATAGTGGAGGCCTTCCGTTACTGCCTGCACAAAAGCGTGCAGCAGTACGATGCAAGATGGTCGCAGTGGGAGCGTGAGAACTATGGCGCTGGCGTGCTTGACATCAACAAGCTCCTGGCTACACCGCTGCCTGCAGCTGTTACGTTGAAATACGCTTACGAGAATGTAGACATCTCTCCGTCGTGGGATCTTGGTGTGACCGAAGCTGTGGCTAAGATATGGGAAGCACTCAGCCTGACCGTAACCGGTGCAGAGTCGACTGTTGGCCAGCAGCCTTTGACAGAACGTGCGCAACTGGCCATGGGTGCATTGACCGGCACTGCGGTATCACGCAATGCGACTGAGTCTGCCGTAACCACGCTGACGGAAGACGCGAAGCAAACCGTGCTCGAAGCTTATTTCGGCAGCTTCCGTAACCCCGTGAAATACGACTAA
- the asnS gene encoding asparagine--tRNA ligase, translating into MPRIKIKEILNTEKYDFQVTVKGWVRSFRNNQFIALNDGSCLNNLQVVIDFENMAEDLLKKITTGASISVDGTVVQSQGKGQKVEIKATNLEILGECDNEQYPLQLKNRPSLEYLREIAHLRFRTNTFGAVFRVRHSLAFAVHKFFNDRGFFYLHTPIVTASDAEGAGEMFRVTTLPFDNPPRKEDGTIDFAEDFFGRSTNLTVSGQLEGELGATALGEIYTFGPTFRAENSNTARHLAEFWMIEPEVAFNDLVDNMDLAEDFVRYIIKYALDNNREDLEFLAQRLADEDKQKPVAERHEMGLIEKLEFVVNNSFERITYTEAIDILLNSPAYKKKKFQYEVKWGIDMQSEHERYLVEKHFKKPVIVTDYPKDIKSFYMRMNDDGKTVAAMDILAPGIGEIVGGSQREERLDMLEKRMQEMGVPTEELYWFLDTRRFGTVPHAGFGLGFERIVLFVTGMTNIRDVIPFPRTPKNAEF; encoded by the coding sequence ATGCCACGCATCAAGATCAAAGAGATACTGAATACTGAGAAGTATGATTTCCAGGTAACCGTAAAAGGATGGGTTCGCTCATTCCGCAACAACCAGTTCATTGCCCTGAATGACGGTTCTTGCCTCAATAACCTGCAGGTGGTTATCGACTTTGAAAATATGGCGGAGGATCTGCTGAAAAAGATCACTACCGGTGCCAGCATTAGTGTTGATGGTACCGTGGTACAATCGCAGGGTAAGGGACAAAAGGTTGAAATTAAAGCTACCAACCTGGAGATACTGGGCGAATGTGATAATGAACAATACCCGCTGCAGCTGAAGAACCGTCCCAGCCTGGAATACCTGCGCGAGATAGCGCACCTGCGTTTCCGCACAAATACGTTTGGAGCCGTGTTCCGCGTGCGTCACTCACTGGCATTTGCGGTACATAAGTTCTTCAACGATCGTGGTTTCTTTTACCTGCATACACCAATTGTTACAGCATCTGATGCTGAGGGTGCAGGCGAGATGTTCCGTGTAACGACACTGCCTTTCGATAACCCGCCGCGCAAAGAAGACGGCACTATCGATTTTGCTGAAGACTTCTTTGGCCGCAGCACCAACCTGACCGTGAGCGGTCAGCTGGAAGGCGAGCTGGGTGCTACTGCGCTGGGCGAGATCTACACGTTCGGTCCTACCTTCCGTGCCGAGAACTCAAACACCGCGCGCCACCTTGCCGAGTTCTGGATGATCGAACCAGAAGTTGCTTTCAACGACCTCGTTGACAACATGGACCTCGCTGAGGACTTTGTACGCTACATCATCAAATACGCACTCGACAACAACCGCGAAGACCTCGAGTTCCTCGCACAACGCCTTGCTGACGAAGACAAACAAAAGCCTGTAGCCGAGCGTCATGAAATGGGCCTGATCGAGAAACTGGAGTTCGTTGTAAACAACAGCTTCGAGCGCATCACCTATACAGAGGCTATCGACATACTATTGAATTCGCCTGCATACAAGAAGAAAAAATTCCAGTACGAGGTGAAGTGGGGTATTGACATGCAGAGCGAACATGAGCGCTACCTGGTAGAAAAGCACTTCAAAAAACCGGTTATCGTTACTGACTATCCTAAAGACATCAAGTCGTTCTACATGCGCATGAACGATGATGGCAAGACAGTTGCTGCGATGGATATCCTTGCTCCGGGTATTGGTGAGATAGTAGGCGGATCGCAAAGGGAAGAACGCCTCGACATGCTGGAGAAACGCATGCAGGAAATGGGCGTTCCCACAGAAGAATTGTACTGGTTCCTGGATACACGTCGTTTCGGTACCGTGCCGCATGCCGGCTTCGGGCTGGGTTTTGAGCGTATTGTACTGTTCGTTACCGGCATGACCAACATCCGCGACGTGATTCCTTTCCCACGCACACCAAAGAATGCAGAGTTCTAA